One Prosthecobacter dejongeii DNA window includes the following coding sequences:
- the aroE gene encoding shikimate dehydrogenase, with protein MPAPLFSVASFYTYEQLQHWADVAPTLQPPARLAVIGDPIGHSKSPQMHNPALQACGLDAQYVRVQVPVGRVKEAFDLFIQNGFQGVNITIPHKFESLDAVDFVDPLARRLGAVNTLAIREGKMHGFNTDGPGFLRSVKEAFGAEVKDLRVLILGAGGGAGRAVAVQSVLAGCQHLWLANRTEAKLAPLVQELASLGSAQVQTCTLDHADLETQLADVDLIVNATSLGMKADDAPLLPDGCLESRHCVYDMVYRASGPTELIQAAVKAGARHADGMCLLLHQGAISFEHWFPGVTAPLEAMRQGLADANA; from the coding sequence GTGCCTGCTCCCCTTTTTTCCGTGGCCTCCTTTTACACTTACGAACAGCTCCAGCATTGGGCCGATGTGGCCCCCACACTGCAACCTCCGGCACGGCTGGCGGTCATCGGGGATCCCATCGGTCATTCGAAGTCCCCGCAGATGCACAACCCGGCCCTGCAAGCCTGCGGTTTGGATGCGCAGTATGTGCGGGTGCAGGTGCCTGTGGGCCGGGTGAAGGAAGCCTTTGACCTGTTCATTCAAAATGGATTCCAGGGGGTGAACATCACCATCCCGCACAAGTTCGAATCGCTGGATGCCGTGGACTTTGTGGACCCGCTGGCCCGCCGTTTGGGCGCGGTGAATACCCTGGCGATTCGCGAAGGGAAGATGCACGGGTTTAATACCGATGGCCCAGGCTTCCTGCGCAGTGTGAAGGAAGCCTTCGGTGCAGAGGTGAAGGACTTGCGCGTGCTCATTCTCGGCGCTGGCGGTGGTGCCGGGCGTGCCGTGGCCGTGCAGAGCGTGCTGGCGGGATGTCAGCATCTTTGGTTAGCCAACCGGACGGAGGCCAAGCTGGCTCCGCTGGTGCAAGAGCTCGCGTCTTTAGGTTCTGCCCAAGTGCAGACCTGCACGCTGGATCACGCCGATCTGGAAACTCAGTTGGCGGATGTGGACCTCATCGTCAACGCGACCTCCCTGGGCATGAAGGCGGACGATGCCCCGCTGCTGCCCGATGGCTGCCTGGAGTCCCGCCACTGTGTTTACGACATGGTGTATCGTGCCAGCGGCCCGACGGAACTCATCCAGGCCGCCGTCAAAGCCGGTGCTCGTCATGCCGATGGCATGTGCCTGCTGCTGCACCAGGGCGCGATCTCCTTTGAGCACTGGTTCCCTGGTGTCACCGCCCCGCTCGAAGCGATGCGGCAGGGGCTGGCGGATGCGAATGCCTAA
- a CDS encoding MFS transporter: MSSPKAPSSTGRNMALIAAFLGWLFDGFEMGLFPLIGKPALQDLLASRIAPELMTATLDRWFSVIIATFLVGAATGGVFFGWLGDRIGRVKAMSFSIFTYAIFTGLCGFATEAWHVAILRFIASLGMGGEWALGVALVNELWTKGNRAFVAGAIGAAANIGYLLVAGLSLGMNTFIGTMRSWTLALGGSENLANYLLDHQAWRFLMIIGALPALIIFLIRIFVPESDKWEEEKASGKTSHWSTVDLNGVLIGAIAAMVIIWSWSPMGIDAGVTTVVAALITVTCFAIVVWGYLLPVRRYLGRAESAGSITEQSRITIRRNLILGATLAGIALLGTWGAAQQSAKWSSSSELNANGYTNVAQFTQIATSLGAILFAFIAPVIANILNRRQTYFLMCVAALGSALLFYKTNTIIGPWFFATAFLMGGLTASFYGFFPLYLPELFPTSVRATGQGFCFNVGRIIAAIGGLQIANLVGVFGSSANAYSALCAIYVAGMLLVWFAPETKGKALA; the protein is encoded by the coding sequence ATGTCCTCCCCCAAAGCTCCTTCCTCCACAGGCCGCAACATGGCCCTCATTGCTGCTTTCTTGGGCTGGCTGTTTGATGGATTTGAAATGGGGCTGTTTCCGCTGATCGGCAAACCGGCGTTGCAGGACCTGCTGGCCTCCCGCATCGCCCCGGAACTGATGACGGCGACCCTAGACCGCTGGTTCAGCGTGATCATCGCCACCTTCCTGGTCGGCGCAGCCACGGGTGGGGTGTTCTTTGGCTGGCTGGGCGACCGCATCGGCCGCGTGAAGGCCATGTCGTTTTCCATTTTCACGTATGCCATTTTCACGGGCCTGTGCGGCTTTGCCACCGAGGCCTGGCATGTGGCCATCCTGCGCTTCATCGCCTCCCTCGGCATGGGTGGCGAGTGGGCCCTGGGCGTGGCCCTGGTGAACGAACTCTGGACCAAGGGCAACCGCGCGTTTGTGGCTGGAGCCATCGGAGCGGCGGCCAATATCGGCTACCTGCTGGTGGCCGGGCTGAGCCTGGGCATGAATACCTTCATCGGCACCATGCGTAGCTGGACGCTGGCCCTGGGCGGCTCTGAAAATCTGGCGAACTACCTGCTGGACCACCAGGCCTGGCGCTTCCTCATGATCATCGGCGCTCTGCCGGCGCTGATCATCTTCTTGATCCGAATCTTTGTGCCAGAATCCGACAAGTGGGAAGAAGAGAAGGCCTCCGGCAAGACCAGCCACTGGAGCACGGTGGATCTCAACGGCGTGCTCATCGGTGCCATCGCCGCCATGGTCATCATCTGGTCTTGGTCGCCCATGGGCATTGATGCCGGGGTCACCACGGTGGTCGCCGCGCTGATCACGGTCACCTGCTTTGCCATCGTGGTATGGGGTTACCTGCTGCCCGTGCGCCGTTACCTGGGCCGTGCGGAAAGCGCCGGCAGCATCACAGAGCAGAGCCGCATCACCATCCGGCGGAATTTGATCCTGGGCGCAACTCTCGCAGGCATCGCCCTGCTGGGCACCTGGGGGGCAGCGCAGCAGAGTGCCAAATGGTCCAGCTCCTCTGAACTGAATGCCAATGGCTACACGAACGTGGCCCAGTTTACCCAGATCGCCACCTCCCTGGGAGCCATCCTGTTTGCCTTCATCGCCCCGGTCATCGCGAATATCCTGAATCGCCGCCAGACCTACTTCCTCATGTGCGTGGCCGCCCTCGGCTCAGCCCTGCTATTCTACAAGACAAACACCATCATCGGGCCTTGGTTCTTTGCCACGGCCTTCCTCATGGGCGGTCTCACGGCGAGCTTCTATGGTTTCTTCCCACTGTATCTGCCAGAGCTTTTCCCGACGAGCGTGCGCGCCACCGGCCAGGGTTTCTGCTTCAATGTGGGCCGCATCATCGCTGCCATCGGCGGTCTCCAGATCGCGAATCTGGTGGGTGTGTTTGGCTCCTCGGCGAATGCTTACTCCGCCCTCTGTGCGATCTATGTCGCAGGCATGTTGCTGGTGTGGTTCGCCCCGGAGACGAAGGGTAAGGCACTGGCGTGA
- a CDS encoding Fic family protein gives MTLRPLADLDADLRQVLLQRLKVRWTHTSTALEGNTLSEGETLGVLEYGLTIAGKPLAHHNEVMGHSRAVDLLDQMIGRALAPADLFALHQAVQTAAVVDAFQPLGAWKVEPNSTLAKQGGKTVINDTYAFPADVPELMNVWLGELNQRCLAATTDGFEDYVWAHATFVRIHPFADGNGRMARLLANLPLLNRGQMPLLIPAEKRLAYIEALATWQLACGPMKRGQALMVQEEKLQAFQDLCVEAQAAAQAMLDEVLQLQQKRRLL, from the coding sequence ATGACCCTCCGCCCACTAGCTGATCTAGATGCAGATCTGCGTCAGGTGCTTTTGCAGCGCCTGAAGGTGCGCTGGACCCATACCTCGACAGCCTTGGAAGGAAACACGCTGAGTGAGGGAGAAACTCTGGGCGTTCTGGAGTATGGCCTGACCATCGCAGGCAAGCCGCTGGCTCACCACAATGAGGTGATGGGTCACAGTCGGGCCGTGGACCTGCTGGATCAAATGATTGGCCGAGCCCTAGCTCCGGCAGATCTTTTTGCACTGCATCAGGCGGTGCAGACGGCCGCCGTGGTGGATGCTTTTCAGCCCCTAGGAGCCTGGAAGGTGGAACCCAATTCAACTCTGGCCAAACAGGGCGGTAAAACGGTCATCAATGACACCTATGCTTTTCCGGCGGATGTCCCCGAGTTGATGAACGTCTGGCTCGGTGAGCTGAACCAGCGGTGTCTCGCTGCTACTACCGACGGATTTGAAGACTATGTGTGGGCTCATGCCACTTTTGTCCGCATTCATCCCTTCGCTGATGGCAATGGTCGAATGGCGCGTCTGCTAGCAAATTTGCCTTTACTAAACCGTGGGCAGATGCCGCTGCTCATTCCTGCCGAAAAGCGGCTAGCCTATATTGAGGCTCTCGCCACTTGGCAGCTCGCCTGTGGGCCCATGAAACGTGGCCAGGCCCTAATGGTGCAGGAGGAAAAACTGCAAGCCTTTCAAGACCTCTGTGTCGAAGCCCAGGCCGCCGCTCAGGCTATGCTGGACGAAGTTCTGCAACTCCAACAAAAACGCCGTCTCTTATGA
- the glpX gene encoding class II fructose-bisphosphatase, whose product MSSNLPPLRSPLDLERVLEFEFVRATENAALQSIHWLGRGEKELADAAACSAIYGVFDILDIRGEVIIGEGIKDNAPGIFVGEHLGTWKSGSPRFDIALDPIDGTTNIAKGTPNSISVIAAAQKPDGAASAMKNIPSFYSHKLAYGPAVKRALQKKGDRSFLDMPLKEVIAFVAEALGKNVRDVVVVTMDRPRHGGIIEEVRSCGAALRMITDGDITAAVAPSLPDSGVDMYVGMGGSPEAVLAAAALKCLGGDMDVRMWFHNEEHRAEVALTTSEAEMNQVFRSDDLIMGESALFCATGISDSPLLPGVKLIGHRVETHSILMRSRSGTVRHIHASHDLDRKVVPLRG is encoded by the coding sequence ATGTCCTCCAACCTACCGCCCCTGCGCAGCCCTCTCGATCTCGAACGCGTGCTCGAATTTGAATTCGTGCGCGCCACGGAGAATGCGGCCCTGCAGTCCATTCATTGGTTAGGCCGAGGTGAGAAGGAACTGGCGGATGCAGCGGCATGTAGCGCCATCTACGGCGTGTTCGACATCCTGGATATCCGGGGCGAGGTGATCATCGGCGAGGGCATCAAGGACAATGCTCCCGGCATCTTTGTGGGCGAGCACCTGGGCACCTGGAAGTCGGGCAGCCCACGTTTTGACATTGCCCTGGACCCCATTGACGGCACCACGAATATCGCCAAGGGCACGCCTAACAGCATCTCCGTCATCGCTGCTGCACAGAAGCCGGACGGTGCCGCGAGCGCGATGAAAAACATCCCCAGTTTTTACAGCCACAAGCTGGCCTATGGCCCTGCGGTGAAACGTGCCTTGCAGAAGAAGGGCGATCGAAGCTTCTTGGACATGCCTTTGAAAGAAGTCATTGCCTTTGTCGCTGAAGCCCTGGGAAAAAATGTCCGCGATGTGGTGGTGGTGACTATGGACCGCCCGCGTCACGGTGGCATCATTGAAGAAGTGCGTTCCTGCGGCGCGGCCCTGCGCATGATCACCGATGGCGACATCACCGCCGCCGTGGCCCCCTCCTTGCCAGATAGCGGCGTGGACATGTACGTGGGCATGGGTGGCAGCCCAGAGGCTGTGCTGGCCGCAGCAGCCCTAAAGTGCCTGGGCGGTGACATGGATGTGCGCATGTGGTTCCACAATGAGGAGCACCGCGCGGAAGTGGCCCTCACCACCAGCGAAGCCGAAATGAACCAGGTCTTCCGCAGCGATGACCTCATCATGGGCGAAAGCGCGCTCTTTTGCGCCACGGGCATCAGCGACAGCCCGCTACTGCCCGGCGTGAAGCTCATCGGCCATCGGGTGGAGACCCACAGCATCCTCATGCGCTCCCGCAGCGGCACCGTGCGCCACATTCATGCCAGCCATGACCTGGACCGCAAAGTGGTGCCTTTGAGAGGGTAG